In one Agathobacter rectalis ATCC 33656 genomic region, the following are encoded:
- the leuD gene encoding 3-isopropylmalate dehydratase small subunit, with protein sequence MKAAHGRVFKYGDNVDTDVIIPARYLNSSDPKELATHCMEDIDKDFVNNVKAGDIMVANKNFGCGSSREHAPIAIKAAGVSCVIAETFARIFYRNAINIGLPIIECPEAAKAIKAGDEVTVDFDSGIITDETTGEKFKGQAFPPFMQKIIDCEGLVNYINQK encoded by the coding sequence ATGAAAGCAGCACACGGTCGTGTATTTAAATATGGAGACAATGTCGATACAGATGTAATCATTCCTGCAAGATATCTGAATTCTTCTGATCCTAAGGAGCTTGCAACACACTGCATGGAGGATATCGATAAGGATTTTGTAAATAATGTAAAGGCCGGAGATATCATGGTAGCCAACAAGAACTTCGGCTGTGGTTCATCAAGAGAGCATGCACCGATTGCCATCAAGGCTGCCGGCGTAAGCTGTGTTATCGCAGAGACATTTGCAAGAATTTTCTACAGAAATGCAATCAATATAGGTCTTCCTATTATTGAGTGCCCTGAGGCAGCAAAGGCAATAAAAGCCGGTGATGAGGTGACAGTAGACTTTGATTCAGGTATCATCACAGATGAGACAACAGGAGAGAAGTTTAAGGGACAGGCCTTCCCACCGTTCATGCAGAAGATTATCGACTGCGAGGGACTTGTAAACTATATAAATCAGAAGTAA